The following proteins are encoded in a genomic region of Periophthalmus magnuspinnatus isolate fPerMag1 chromosome 10, fPerMag1.2.pri, whole genome shotgun sequence:
- the cenpi gene encoding centromere protein I isoform X2: MAEKLNLSGASNSDQSSSSDQSLSNRSINRSLRLAEKERRKNEAEDSFGVALKYFSEVKAGTPLLGNDEFERNLMYVEKMAYSKGLHPEAVSTMLEFAMSCRMGASPCTRVLKCLVPSSVVPQEAVVRAVVWLGISKISVSTQILFVKWVLTMFDLIDAKDQLRAIYGFIFNFVTDENLCPFICHLLYLLTRKENVRVFRVRKLLELQSKLGRQPFLLHLLSLYKVFCPELVTLSIPSRMKTGFKNHNAPWKSALVVVQKRNGSPVLTSISQTVSTSRKRKLGHMDLPALAPAVNKQMLPQSSLSRKLVPLVQIQSFAQLLENIHQIELPAQMGSLLGSSLALQYLDCLQDESALLRLNFWLGYALHEEFLFFNDGGANQNSEEAQQFLDKLLSTQHFLQEGFSSTEAFLYKFLNVWDGALMRPQILSLMSNIPVIPSSQIGRLLFEPLMQLFFTSSLFFKCGLMECLNNMLLKWLTWHSVYALEDDLDISLNSHTSINITLSGFKNSVMELVHFVGRLASVGLQVEGCHSLLLSFVLDFYETVCDMFLKYGLPLVVMPPPGVFYPALFATDPVSVDRLAYIMHRYKVNLASAKYQEKQTEAFHINRQTFREFNHYVVLMVHCLWNSKMFEPGMGIELSEKLLLRSNVPDYKATFDLVHHPAFLSYAVDFHKQCWPKRKDMDLNSIKQSKPWGWYLEFLFSQGFDGLKHFVESNISWQVAGGDSQGDAVSTQTR, encoded by the exons ATGGCAGAAAAACTAAATTTGTCAGGAGCCTCGAATTCTGATCAGTCATCTTCAAGTGACCAGTCTTTGTCCAACCGCAGCATTAACCGAAGTCTGAGACTggcagaaaaagaaagaaggaaaaacgAGGCGGAGGACTCGTTTGGTGTGGCCCTGAAGTACTTTAGCGAAG TTAAAGCAGGAACGCCACTTTTGGGAAACGATGAGTTTGAAAGAAATCTCATGTACGTGGAGAAGATGGCCTACAGTAAAGGACTTCATCCAGAGGCTGTATCTACAATGCTGGAATTTGCAATGAGCTGTCGAATGG GAGCATCTCCATGTACTCGAGTACTGAAGTGCCTGGTTCCCTCGAGTGTGGTGCCACAGGAGGCTGTTGTTCGGGCTGTGGTTTGGCTGGGAATTAGTAAAATATCTGTCAGCACACAG ATTCTGTTTGTGAAGTGGGTGTTGACGATGTTTGATCTGATTGATGCAAAGGATCAGCTCCGTGCTATTTATGGCTTCATCTTTAACTTTGTGACAGATGAAAATCTG TGTCCATTTATATGCCATCTCCTGTACCTATTGACAAGAAAAGAAAACG TGCGGGTTTTCAGAGTTCGAAAACTTCTAGAGCTTCAGTCAAAATTG GGAAGGCAGCCTTTCCTCCTGCACTTACTTTCTCTTTACAAAGTGTTTTGCCCTGAGTTGGTGACTCTTTCCATCCCATCACGAATGAAG ACTGGTTTTAAAAACCACAATGCTCCCTGGAAATCTGCCCTTGTTGTTGTCCAGAAGAGGAATGGCTCTCCAGTTCTCACCAGCATTAGCCAAACAGTCTCTACATCTAGAAAAAGG AAACTTGGCCACATGGACTTGCCTGCGCTGGCGCCTGCTGTCAATAAACAGATGTTGCCACAGTCTTCTCTCAGCAGAAAATTGGTCCCTTTGGTGCAAATACAGTCATTTGCCCAGCTGCTAGAAAATATACACCAAATAGAG TTGCCTGCTCAGATGGGTTCTCTTCTTGGCTCCAGTTTGGCTCTGCAGTACCTGGACTGTTTACAGGATGAGTCTGCCCTCCTACGCTTGAACTTCTGGCTAGGTTATGCACTCCACGAAG AATTCCTATTCTTCAATGATGGTGGAGCAAACCAGAATTCAGAAGAGGCCCAGCAGTTTTTAGACAAATTACTGTCTACGCAGCACTTTCTTCAG GAAGGGTTTTCCAGCACCGAGGCTTTTTTGTATAAATTTCTCAATGTTTGGGACGGAGCCTTGATGCGACCACAGATCCTGAGTCTTATGAGTAACATTCCAGTTATACCAAGTTCAC AAATTGGACGACTTTTATTTGAGCCTCTCATGCAGCTTTTCTTTACCTCCTcactgtttttcaag TGTGGATTGATGGAGTGTCTCAACAATATGTTGTTAAAATGGCTGACGTGGCACTCGGTTTATGCCTTGGAGGACGACTTGGACATCAGCCTGAATAGTCATACCTCTAT AAACATTACATTGTCAGGTTTTAAGAACTCTGTGATGGAGCTTGTACATTTTGTGGGTCGGCTTGCCTCTGTGGGACTTCAGGTTGAAGGCTGTCATTCACTCCTCCTCAGCTTTGTTTTGGACTTCTATGAAACG GTGTGTGACATGTTTCTTAAATATGGCCTTCCTCTGGTGGTGATGCCTCCACCTGGTGTTTTTTACCCAGCACTTTTTGCAACTGACCCTGTGAGCGTTGACAGACTGGCCTACATTATGCACAG ATACAAGGTGAACCTGGCCTCAGCCAAGTATCAGGAGAAACAAACTGAG GCCTTCCACATCAACCGACAGACATTTCGCGAGTTTAATCACTATGTGGTACTGATGGTGCACTGCCTCTGGAACTCCAAGATGTTTGAGCCAGGTATGGGCATCGAGCTGAGCGAGAAGCTGCTTCTTAGGAGCAATGTCCCCGACTACAAAGCGACCTTTGACCTCGTCCACCACCCTGCCTTTCTGAGCTATGCTGTGGATTTTCACAAGCAG tgTTGGCCCAAGAGAAAGGATATGGACCTGAATTCTATAAAG CAATCTAAGCCATGGGGCTGGTACCTGGAGTTTCTGTTCTCTCAGGGATTCGACGGTCTTAAACATTTTGTTGAGAGTAACATCAGCTGGCAGGTGGCAGGAGGCGACAGCCAGGGAGACGCTGTGTCCACACAGACGCGGTAG
- the cenpi gene encoding centromere protein I isoform X1, whose product MAEKLNLSGASNSDQSSSSDQSLSNRSINRSLRLAEKERRKNEAEDSFGVALKYFSEVKAGTPLLGNDEFERNLMYVEKMAYSKGLHPEAVSTMLEFAMSCRMGASPCTRVLKCLVPSSVVPQEAVVRAVVWLGISKISVSTQILFVKWVLTMFDLIDAKDQLRAIYGFIFNFVTDENLCPFICHLLYLLTRKENVRVFRVRKLLELQSKLGRQPFLLHLLSLYKVFCPELVTLSIPSRMKTGFKNHNAPWKSALVVVQKRNGSPVLTSISQTVSTSRKRKLGHMDLPALAPAVNKQMLPQSSLSRKLVPLVQIQSFAQLLENIHQIELPAQMGSLLGSSLALQYLDCLQDESALLRLNFWLGYALHEEFLFFNDGGANQNSEEAQQFLDKLLSTQHFLQEGFSSTEAFLYKFLNVWDGALMRPQILSLMSNIPVIPSSQIGRLLFEPLMQLFFTSSLFFKCGLMECLNNMLLKWLTWHSVYALEDDLDISLNSHTSINITLSGFKNSVMELVHFVGRLASVGLQVEGCHSLLLSFVLDFYETVCDMFLKYGLPLVVMPPPGVFYPALFATDPVSVDRLAYIMHRYKVNLASAKYQEKQTEQAFHINRQTFREFNHYVVLMVHCLWNSKMFEPGMGIELSEKLLLRSNVPDYKATFDLVHHPAFLSYAVDFHKQCWPKRKDMDLNSIKQSKPWGWYLEFLFSQGFDGLKHFVESNISWQVAGGDSQGDAVSTQTR is encoded by the exons ATGGCAGAAAAACTAAATTTGTCAGGAGCCTCGAATTCTGATCAGTCATCTTCAAGTGACCAGTCTTTGTCCAACCGCAGCATTAACCGAAGTCTGAGACTggcagaaaaagaaagaaggaaaaacgAGGCGGAGGACTCGTTTGGTGTGGCCCTGAAGTACTTTAGCGAAG TTAAAGCAGGAACGCCACTTTTGGGAAACGATGAGTTTGAAAGAAATCTCATGTACGTGGAGAAGATGGCCTACAGTAAAGGACTTCATCCAGAGGCTGTATCTACAATGCTGGAATTTGCAATGAGCTGTCGAATGG GAGCATCTCCATGTACTCGAGTACTGAAGTGCCTGGTTCCCTCGAGTGTGGTGCCACAGGAGGCTGTTGTTCGGGCTGTGGTTTGGCTGGGAATTAGTAAAATATCTGTCAGCACACAG ATTCTGTTTGTGAAGTGGGTGTTGACGATGTTTGATCTGATTGATGCAAAGGATCAGCTCCGTGCTATTTATGGCTTCATCTTTAACTTTGTGACAGATGAAAATCTG TGTCCATTTATATGCCATCTCCTGTACCTATTGACAAGAAAAGAAAACG TGCGGGTTTTCAGAGTTCGAAAACTTCTAGAGCTTCAGTCAAAATTG GGAAGGCAGCCTTTCCTCCTGCACTTACTTTCTCTTTACAAAGTGTTTTGCCCTGAGTTGGTGACTCTTTCCATCCCATCACGAATGAAG ACTGGTTTTAAAAACCACAATGCTCCCTGGAAATCTGCCCTTGTTGTTGTCCAGAAGAGGAATGGCTCTCCAGTTCTCACCAGCATTAGCCAAACAGTCTCTACATCTAGAAAAAGG AAACTTGGCCACATGGACTTGCCTGCGCTGGCGCCTGCTGTCAATAAACAGATGTTGCCACAGTCTTCTCTCAGCAGAAAATTGGTCCCTTTGGTGCAAATACAGTCATTTGCCCAGCTGCTAGAAAATATACACCAAATAGAG TTGCCTGCTCAGATGGGTTCTCTTCTTGGCTCCAGTTTGGCTCTGCAGTACCTGGACTGTTTACAGGATGAGTCTGCCCTCCTACGCTTGAACTTCTGGCTAGGTTATGCACTCCACGAAG AATTCCTATTCTTCAATGATGGTGGAGCAAACCAGAATTCAGAAGAGGCCCAGCAGTTTTTAGACAAATTACTGTCTACGCAGCACTTTCTTCAG GAAGGGTTTTCCAGCACCGAGGCTTTTTTGTATAAATTTCTCAATGTTTGGGACGGAGCCTTGATGCGACCACAGATCCTGAGTCTTATGAGTAACATTCCAGTTATACCAAGTTCAC AAATTGGACGACTTTTATTTGAGCCTCTCATGCAGCTTTTCTTTACCTCCTcactgtttttcaag TGTGGATTGATGGAGTGTCTCAACAATATGTTGTTAAAATGGCTGACGTGGCACTCGGTTTATGCCTTGGAGGACGACTTGGACATCAGCCTGAATAGTCATACCTCTAT AAACATTACATTGTCAGGTTTTAAGAACTCTGTGATGGAGCTTGTACATTTTGTGGGTCGGCTTGCCTCTGTGGGACTTCAGGTTGAAGGCTGTCATTCACTCCTCCTCAGCTTTGTTTTGGACTTCTATGAAACG GTGTGTGACATGTTTCTTAAATATGGCCTTCCTCTGGTGGTGATGCCTCCACCTGGTGTTTTTTACCCAGCACTTTTTGCAACTGACCCTGTGAGCGTTGACAGACTGGCCTACATTATGCACAG ATACAAGGTGAACCTGGCCTCAGCCAAGTATCAGGAGAAACAAACTGAG caGGCCTTCCACATCAACCGACAGACATTTCGCGAGTTTAATCACTATGTGGTACTGATGGTGCACTGCCTCTGGAACTCCAAGATGTTTGAGCCAGGTATGGGCATCGAGCTGAGCGAGAAGCTGCTTCTTAGGAGCAATGTCCCCGACTACAAAGCGACCTTTGACCTCGTCCACCACCCTGCCTTTCTGAGCTATGCTGTGGATTTTCACAAGCAG tgTTGGCCCAAGAGAAAGGATATGGACCTGAATTCTATAAAG CAATCTAAGCCATGGGGCTGGTACCTGGAGTTTCTGTTCTCTCAGGGATTCGACGGTCTTAAACATTTTGTTGAGAGTAACATCAGCTGGCAGGTGGCAGGAGGCGACAGCCAGGGAGACGCTGTGTCCACACAGACGCGGTAG